The genomic window ctcaccaGATAAAGATGCTGACAATGAAGTTTCTCCGAAGAGTATTTTTCCTGTTCCTCATGGTATGTCTGGCACGGGTGTTAtattctctgttctctctgcacCCCGCGCTGCTTTCGAGGTCAGTCGACGGGTTCAGAAAAGCACATCTCCCTCTGGCGTCTTTGACCACGACCAGACAGGTTGGCACTGACTCTGAAGAACAGCACTCTGCTCCTGACACGATCAGCTACCCACAAAGCAAACCTGTCATTCACAACCCCGTGCCTGGTTCAGCACACCGTGGTGTCGACAGATCTGTTTCATACCAAACGAAATCAGGGTTGGATGATGACGCTCAAGAGATGCACGGTCCAGACATGAACAACAACCACGATCGCATTCCTGAGAATAAGGAAGTTACGCCTCACAGTCGTGCTGTTCAGATTGTGTCCATGTTAAGGTTTGTGCGTCCTGAGAAGTACCTCGCCCGGAATGCCTCCTTTTTCGTTCCAAGGAAGACCGTGGCCAACCGCTTCCCTGTCAAATGGTTAATCCAGGCAACATGCCCTCCTGAAGGTCTCGATCTACTGGTCGTCCTACCGTCTGTGCATAACCATACGAAACTGAGAAAAGCCATCAGGAACACGTGGGGGAGACAGGCGTATGGACAGGTGTGGCCTGGTGCCTCCAGCTCACGGACTGACTCGGTCAAACTCATCTTCTTTGTGGGCGTGTGTGCCAACTACAGTCAGGAGGATATGCTTTCTGAGGCGGAAGCTTTTGATGACATCGTGGTGGGTGATTTCAAGGACAGTTACCAAAACCTTAGTTTGAAGATGGCCATGGTACTGCAGTGGGTGGACCTTTATTGTGCCAGTGCAAAGTACATGCTCAAAGCTGATGAAGACACCTTCATCAACGTGCCACTGCTCCTGAACGTGTTGCATGTGCTTTCAGCAAATACATCTCATTTCTTACTGGGCTTCATAAAACCAGGCCTGAGCCTCCATGTGGCACGCTCTGGCCGCTATGCAGTCAGCGAGAGGGCGTACCCTCTCCGGTTCTGGCCCCAGTATATGTATGGTCATTCTTACGTCATGTCCGGTGACGCCATCAGCTCTTTACGTCGTGTTTCCCGTCACTTGCCACTCATTCCCAACGAGGATGCCTACGTGACGGGTGTGTTAGCCAAGAGTGCTGGAACCCAAAGGGTGCACAGCGGGCACTTTGCCATGTTCTGGAGGACAGATAGGTGTGACCTGGTGTACAACACGGACATTTCACAGACAGGGTTCAGGAGTTCCGCCAAGTATCATGAAATGTGGAAGATGTTTCAGACTGGAAAATGCTTGGCAGGTAACTGACGAGTGACACAGTTCTTCACAACAAAGTACGTACACTGTACATAGTGTTCTCGAAgaggtttttgggtttgttgatGACTGTATGTAAAGTGCTCTTTGGTAACTTTGGGTGTGTCTGTGGtagtcatgtgcgtgtgtgtctgtgtctgtgagtggttttttttttttttaaaccgtcaccactatgtatttgtggagAGACCCTTGACAttccacattttttgctcgaatgtccagatacacattcacaTTTCGAACCCctttcatgatatgattacatcctttaatcttccatttaccatgtccagcgtttttcacccaagcaaagaaaatggttggtctctgacaaaaactgcAGTTGACCTAatcaaaagccatccaattggtcggtttttctaatttgtttcatccttttaaaattttgtttaaaattttattatttgtttatttatttatttatttatttaaatgttTAGAGTTTACCCTCTGTTTTAtctaatccaaagtagtgtttcgttttgggtgacagcatcagatttacttgtagagcaaagttcccattattctgataagtggaactgttcgactctaacatgtaatatgtcgtcttgattacattatgaaaccttaatttaatgattgtatactgtgtgtgtgcagtgaagtacactacttttttttttgtcttctctctctctcttttatgttaatttattcatttcttcttctttgttaaagattatatatatatatatatatatatatatatatatatatatatatatatacacacatatacatatatatatatatatatatatatatatatatatatatatatatatatatgatacgcgtgcgcgcgcgcgcgtgcgtgtatgtgtaaaggtatgttagtgcaaatgtatatgtgtgggggtgggtggaagtgtaggtgagagagaaagagtgagagacagtgtgtgtgtgtgtgtgtgtgtgtgtgtgtgtgtgtgtgtgtgtgtgtgagggatagagagagggagagagtttgtgCACGTAggtgtgaacacttacacgtctttggagcggggGAATGAAATCAAATTGTGACTATATaagcgtacttggggtagggggatgaggtgggggaatttgaatgggcgtctgtgtgcatgcatggatgtatataGGTAGTGGGTGGAGGAAacacgtgtgtgagtatgtgtgtgcgttaaaacattttttgagatattgatattaatgaaatttggtaaattgatttgttaaatacgttctttttaaattcatatctttttttttctcttctcaaaTGAGAGTTTCCTTGTGTTattcagttaatatttattcaaatggttgcgaaaatgtcagtacaacaaaaagttaacctgacaataaatggtttcagtcagtcagagtgtgttttgatgtgtgtgaggggcttggggtatgggggtggatggggattaGGGTGTGTCTGTgctagttgtgtgtgcgtgtgtatgtacatgtgtgtgttcgtgtgtgtgtgtgcgtctttgtgtgtgtgtgtgtgtgtgtgtgtgtgtgtgtgtgtgtgtgtgtgtgtgtgtatgcgtgcgcgcgcgcgcgtgaaagaCCTTTAGTGACCCCGATCGCCTCTAAGATTGTGCGTGACAGGCTGACGAGTAGTAGGGTGACAGAAAATCGTGATCAAAATACACTGATATCTGGTGATATGCacatcatcttcttcctttccCCTCAGTCTGCAATCTCTCCTACTTCATCGTACATCATCTGATTATATTTCAGTGTCCTTATACCGTCACGattcttctttctctcgctccctcttctcttcttttctggatctggatctggatgcaTACGTCGCAGGAGCCAATCTTCGGCTATAAACGCGACGGAACAGGAAGAGCTCAAAAATAGTATAAAAGGCCACCACACTGACCTAACAGTCTTTCCTACAGATTCAGGTCTCAATTTGTAGCCACTATAGGTATCTACAGGTTTGAAAACTAGTTAAAAATCTCTTCTGCTGTCTAGATGCTTAGGAGGCAGGTGATTCTGCCAAGCGCTGATGTAAATATGCTGGCAGAGCCTGCTCTGACGATGTCCTCCTCCATATGGTTCCAGTCCATCACTGTCCACACGAAGAAAGAATGTGCATACTGTTATGTGTTTCTGATAGGTAGCTGGAAGCCACGAGAATTTCTGACCACGCGGCGTTCGACGATGTTGGAGACTTCGAAGTCTTCATACCTGGGGGGTCGTATCCGTCTGCGGCCAGCACTCACAGGGGTCAGGAAGTTTTGGGGGGAATGGCGGGGATGAGATCTCCAGCTGTCTTATACATCAGGCCTAGTCGTGCTTGTCTGCAACAATCAGCAAGTAGGGGGAGATTTAAATCCTGCAGAATTGGGCTTACACAACCTGGTTCTCTGGTCCTGTAGTCTTTTGTGATGAAGCGTGCTGCCGGTCTATGAACCATCTCCAACTTCTCGATGTCCTGCTGGTAGTATGGATCCCACACTGTTGCTGCATATTCCGGTCTGGATCTCACTAGTGCGATGTACGCCAGGCGCCTACACTCCTTTGGGCAATTCCGAAGATTCCGGCGTAAGAAGCCCACTGTTGGTCCGGCTTTTCGAGAGATGTTGGCAATATGTTGTCCCCATTTTAGGTCATCCTAGgtactgattttgctgaacctGTTTCAGGAAGCCTCCATTGAGGCTGTACATATAGGTTGACTTGCTCTTGGAGGACAGGATGTAACATTTCTGTGCATCGAAACGCATGCCCCATCTCTTGGCCCAGTCCTCAAGGTGTCTCAGGTCTTCCTGCAGGGTGATGTGGTCCTGAAGGGTGTCGATGTTGCGGTACAGTAGGCAGTCGTCCGCGAAGAGTCGTACTTTTGACTTCACTGCTTCCGGTAGGTCGTTGATGTGGCAGAGGAAAAGTAATGGACCCAACACTATTCCCTGGGGGACACCGGAGTCGACAGCTACCTCGCCTGATGCCTCTCCCTCCAGGCCTACTCGCATCCTCCTTTTCGTCAGGAAGTTGGTAAGCCATTCATGAATAGGTCCTCGTACTCCATAGTGATCGAGTTTGTGAAGTAACTTCCTATGAGGTACCATGTCAAAGGCTTTACTGAAGTCCAGTATCACCACATCGGTTTGCTTCCCGGCGTCATAGGACTCGAGGAGATCGTGCATTGTGGTAATCAGCTGCGTCTCGCAGTAATAACCAGATCTGAAGCCGTGGTTTGTCAGTATGTTATATATGGTTTCGAAGGTGACGACAGATGATGTGCTCAAGGAGTTTACAGGCCACTGAAGTTAGAGAAACTGGCCTGTAGTTCTCTgccttgtttctgtctcccttcttGAAGACTGCTGaggtgttcttttcttttaaacgtCTTTTCACATTGTATTGAAATCTGTTGGGTAGTAACATCATGCAAGTAATCTCATCATTCAGATTAGTTCTCTGAAGACTCATATTTACTATATCCGAGTGCGTATTTCAGAGCGAGTTGTCTACAGTAATCATGAATGCGTTctgagtgcgcgcgcacgcacacacacacacacacacacacacacacacacacacacacacacacacacacacacacacaaaacaacaacaacaagaaacaaacaaatggaaaaaaagtaaaaaaaaaaaacatgcacatgcatgtactcacatgtactcacacacacaggcacatacataaacacacacacacaggcacatacataaacacatatagacaagcacgcgcgcgcgcgcgcgcacacacacacacacacacacacacacacacacacacacacattaccattaCCGACTATATATTTGTTTAATTGAACTATTTCTCTTTGATATAGAAAGCCCTTTTTTGGTGTATTTCGTTTCATCTTTAcgttcatccacatacatatatcatctgcataTTGCACTAGGACTACATCTTTTGATGTGTTGGGGGTAAATCATTCAATATAATAGTAAATAAAACAGGGGCAAtgacagaaccttggggtaaccCCATGTGAagtcttaggatttgagtacATATTCCCGACTCCCGACGTCCCGAGTTGCCAACCGATTTCAGTAATTTTTGCATGCCAAAACCTGATCGTGtgctttctttatatatatatatatatatatataaatgttgcaagaacgtttttcctttttgcggattgttgttttacatgtgttttaaGTTTTACTAGATTATCTATTGGAGACCTACCTCTCTTAAGATCGGCTTGACTGATTGGGATGATgttatttttatcaaaacagtACATTAGTCTTTTCATAATTATTCTTCCCATTAGTTTACGAGTATGTGATGCTAGCCCAACTGGCCCGTAGctgttcttatctgttttgcattttccttgatTACAAACTGGTATTGTAATAGaatgtttccattgtgctggcattaaaccatcaacccagcatttttaaaaaaaaagctttaacaaTAATATAACAACATTTTCCGGTAGATATCTCAGCGTATCATTCTGAGACTGTCAAGTCCTACGGAGGTTTCCTTGTTGGGAAAAGATAGCAATGCCTTCTTAACCTCGTTGAGTgaggttattatcattatcagtagaaaaaaaacaacacactttatGCTCTTTAACAATGGTGTCAATCCAGAAGAGTTACCCTCATCTAAAATttaaaatgagacaattcagtacaaAGATACGGCAACATTTTTTaccgtattcacacacacacacacacacacacacacacacacacacacacacacacacacacacacttcttctcccACTCACTCCCCTAaagcctcccctcacccccctcccttttttcccgTCTGATATAACTTAAATtggatagatgttaaactgaagacgacgactactactactgctactgctgctgacttTGGAACCATTTTTGGCTTCTTTAACTTTTGTGCCcttcacaacaaaaaacaaaacaaaacaaacaaacaaataaaatattaaaaaaaaaaactggtgttTTCCTATTTCCAAGACACATTTGGTGTCAAAAGgctatttccaaagaaaatgaataaattttaccagagagagagagagagagagaactgaaacacCGTATAATTACATAGGCTCTCGTGTGTCAATACACATGAGCCAAAAAAGTAAAactaaccacaaacacacacaaaattgctcttgcctttttttcttgtattttcccCCCCGAAACAGAATGAATTCAAGTCTTGAAAaccacagttccagtttcaaagacacgtcaaagcgtgcggaatgATCTATAATAGGCTGCATCACATCTGTTTAATAGAATGAGCGTATTGTCTGACCTATATATGAACCTAACGTAGTAGTCAAATCCTCTAGGGTCTACCACAATTATTCatgtaaaaagaacaacaaaaaaacattagcCGAAAATGAAATATGATGAATTAAGAGATAAGtaaacacatgaaaaaacaataaacactaacattcagttcaattcaattcaattcaaaaacactttattaaaccacatggaaattaacgcgTGCAATCGTTGTAGgttcgttgtagacaccaacataaaaatgaacatatgtaccatacaatacactaaaacaagtcagataaaaactctcagtagctgactaaaatcacacaccctcatacatgcgcacgcattaagacaataaagtattgcaaacaatgtataccgatagaaaacatccagcaaataaaatataaatatttaactctcaccctcaaccccgccctcgtatataaatgtaaaatgcacacacacacacacacacacacacacacacacacacgctaagacaataacgtattgcacaacaatgtaaacaaataaaaacattaagcatattagaacatccatcaaataaatcgtgtttataagtaaaacacacacacacacacacatgcatgaacgcttgtgcgcccacaccctctcacaacatatatcacgccaataaaatcagtaaactaacattaagatacatgaaatccatgaAATCACAAGCACCTACACACAAAGTAACGCTTACTGTGCTCAGCCACACAGTCCATAGCAAAATGTCTGCGCCCATGCACTCGCCTACCGTAGAGTTCAGGTGgtgctgggaggggtggggggaggtttgtGTCACAGTCCTATGAGTGAGTGTATTGCATGCTTTGACTGTGTGCGCGAATAGCTGAAGGAATGAATGAgctaatgtatcgagatgttcttgcgcatGGAGCTATGAACCTGCCACTTCTGTCCGAACGTcgactattaatgtcatcatgtcatcattattttatttgtttttcctacagaattttgccaggaacaaccctgtggCATTCTAGGAgggagttctggctgtctgaagaggaaaTGAAATCATTGTCGACTCTGGCCTTGAAGTCGAGTTTAACGTCCTAATCGTATCATcaaaacaccaacagcaatatctacacacacacgcgcgcgcacccatccacacacccacaagaGCGCCcccctcgcacgcacgcacacacacacaagagcgccccgccccccccacgcccccacgtcTAATAACACTAtacagtgaacagacgttaaactaaagataacacacacgtgcatacacacacacacacacacacacacacacacaccaggacctgtgcacacaaacatgcataacatgcgcacgcacacagacatgcacacgtgTGGTTACTGcaaatgcatgtgaatgtgtacgtgtcttctttctttagtgaaaagacgttaaatcaaagaaagaagatTACACACACCTTTCGGCTGCTGTGCTTGCGGCCGAGGTTTATGGTTTGTTCGATACCGAAATCGACTTCAAATGCTCGTCCTTAGAGGAACGAGTCGCATTTGATGTGCGCACCTCCTTAATAACTGTCAGGTGAAAAAGTAAGTGCTCGTAtgggagcttttttttctttttttattctctctttctttcaaagtGGCTGTGTACACTTTCGGTAAATGCGGctcgttttcgtttgtttttattgCAATCTTTTGCCTTCTTTGTAATGTTAGTGTTTATTATATTTTCATGCATTTACTTATCTGTTAAATCATCGTATTTCATTTTAGGCTAaaggtgttggttttgttgttgcttttttttttctttttttttttatacatgaatACCTGTGGTAGACTCCGAAGTCTTTGACTACTGCGTTAGGTTCATATTTTGGTCAGACAATAGGCTCATTTCAttaagcagatgtgatgcagcgtattatggatcattccgcacgctttgacgtgtctctgaaactggaactgtggtTCTCAAGACTTGAATTCATTCTGTttcgaggaagaaaaaaaca from Babylonia areolata isolate BAREFJ2019XMU chromosome 1, ASM4173473v1, whole genome shotgun sequence includes these protein-coding regions:
- the LOC143292572 gene encoding lactosylceramide 1,3-N-acetyl-beta-D-glucosaminyltransferase-like, which gives rise to MLSEAEAFDDIVVGDFKDSYQNLSLKMAMVLQWVDLYCASAKYMLKADEDTFINVPLLLNVLHVLSANTSHFLLGFIKPGLSLHVARSGRYAVSERAYPLRFWPQYMYGHSYVMSGDAISSLRRVSRHLPLIPNEDAYVTGVLAKSAGTQRVHSGHFAMFWRTDRCDLVYNTDISQTGFRSSAKYHEMWKMFQTGKCLAGN